GTACGGGGGAGGAACCAACGTACTCGAAAAGCGTCGGCAATGCGAAGGACTCGTTCGGGTTCACGTACTCGGCCGTGAACCACACCGGCTCCGAGGACTTCCTGTGGGAGAACTCGAAGACCAAGGCGACGGTGGGCCTCAGCCAAGCGCAGCAAGGGGGAACGCTCATCGTCGTGATACAGGACGCTACAGGCCGGGAAGTCTATCGGGCCGAACCCAAGCCAACACGTAGCGTCGTGACCCCTACCGGTATCCCAGGCTCTTGGAGGATAATGATCGAGTTCAAGGGGCTCACCGGCTCGGGCTCGCTGGGGATCGCCGCCTCCACGTGAAGGTCCAGCCCTTCCCCGCTGGACGTTGATTTTATCTATGGTAGAGGGGCTCCACGGCCAGGGACTTCGATGACTAAACCCACCTTGCTTGCAGCGCTATGTGTTTTGGGGCTTCTCTCCGGTTGCACCTTCAACCAGGGGGCAGGCGGTCAGGCGGGCGTGTCTAACCAGAAGGACCATTTCGCCTACGGGCTTCAAGGCTCCAAGTCCGGGGAAGAGACCTTCAAATGGGAGAACACGAAGACCAGGGCGAGCGTCAACTGGGGCGGACAGGGGACCGGCACCTTCACCGTCCAGATCACCGATAGCGCCGGCACGAGAGTACTCTCCGACGCGTTCGGCGGCGCGGCGCAGGCGGGAAACAGCAAGACCACGGGCGCAGGTGCGCCGGGCACTTGGACGATCGTCATCGCCTTCTCCAACTTCAACGGCCAAGGCGGATTCGCCGTCGACGCCGTGTGACGGGCGCAAACCGTTTTCACCCCCCGGTGGTTTCGACACCTGTGGACATCCCGCGCTCGCACCCCCGCTACGAGAGCCTCATGACCCGCGAGAAGCTCGTGGCGGCCTTCCGCGAAGGGATAGTGGTCGAGGAGGGGCTCATCGCCCACGGTCGCGGCGAGGCATACGATTATCTTCTCGGCGAGGCGAGCCGCGACTTCGCCCTTCTCGCCGCGCGTAGCGGCGCGGCCGCGCTGCTTTCCGCAAAGCACCCTGTGATCTCCGTGAACGGCAACGCCGCAGCACTTGTGCCCGACGCTTTGGGCCTGCTCTCGAAGGCCACGGGCGCGCCGTTGGAGGTGAACCTTTTCCACCGGACGGAGAAGCGCGTCGCGGCCATCGAAGAGCATCTACGGGGATCGAGCTGCGACCATCTCCTGTCCGGTCCCCCGGACGCGATGATACCGGGCATCGACCATGCGAGGGCCAAGTGCCACAGGGACGGGATGTTCTCCGCCGATGTGGTAGTAGTGCCCCTTGAGGACGGGGACCGTTGCGAGGCGCTCGTGAGGATGGGAAAGACCGTGATCGCCATCGACCTAAACCCACTCTCGCGCACAGCCCGCGCCGCCACCATCACGATCGTCGACAACGTAACGCGAGCGGTGCCGAACATGGCCTCGGCGGCCTTCGAGATGAAATCAATGTCGCACGATTATCTTGGCCGACTCTCCGGTTCGCACGACAACGCAAAGACGCTCGCCGCTGCTGAAAGGTACATGAGGGAGAGCGCGTCGGAATAGACCGGTCTATGCGGGATGCGACCCGCTGGGGGGCGTCGGTGACATGAGAGTTGGTTGTGGAGGCCGCGTTGGCCCTCGGCGGACCCATCTATCAGAACAAATTCTCATTTGGATATGAGCACCCGTCAAAGTATATGCTCGTGGCCCGCTTCGCCCGCCTTCGACTCACAAGCGCCTTCTGGCGGCTCTGACACGCCAAGGTAAATTAGTCCGGCCGCGGATAGTGCGGAGCGTGGCCGACCTCGCCCGTTACGCAACGACGATCGGCGGGATCATCACGATAGTGCCGGCGCTCGTGATCCTTGTCGCGGCCCTTTCCCGGTTCGACCGGCGGTTCAAGGACGAGACGCTTTTCCTCATGTTCATGGGCGGCCTTGTGGCCGGCTTTCTCCTCGCCCTTTTCGAGGCCTTCACGGTTTTCATCTCGCCGGGCGGCATGGCGCTTCTAGGTTTTCCCGGCGTCGAACAGCTGGCGAAGACCGCGATACTCAACCGGAAGAAGCACCAGGACGATCGGGCGATCGTCTTCTACGGTGGTGCTTTCGGCGTGGGACTCGCGGCGATGCTCTCGCTCGTGCGAAGTGCCAGGGATCCCGCTTTCCAGACCTTCGACACGTTCGAACCCGCGTTCTACGTGATAATCGTCGGAGTGAGCCTGCTCCTCGTCCACTTCGCGACAGGGAGCGCGATCGGTCGGGGCGTGCTGCAGAAAACGCCGTTCCACGCGTGCGCATTGGCGGTCGTCTTGACGGCGCCGCTCTACGTGATGATGTTCGAGTTCGACCGGGGAAGGGCGCTACTCTACCTCCCGATGATGCTAGCCTACGGGCTCGCCCTCTTCTATTGGGCGACGGACAAGATCCTTCCCGAAGGCCTCGACGACGAGGCTAGGCGCCAGCTTCGAAGGGCGAAGAGGAAACAAGCGCGAGACGAGGTCGAGTAGGAAACGCGTTCGAGATGCCGTCAAGAGCGCGACCTAGGGGGCTACAAGTGGCGCCCTGAGGGACATCCCGGTCAGACGAAACGGAATCTTCCGGGCGTGGGTTCGTAGATCACTCCGCCGGCCACCAGCCGTTCGATGTGGGAAGCGGCGCGATCTCCGTCGATGCCTTCGGCCTCCAGCCTTTGCGCGAGACCCTTCTCGTCGAATTCGACCACGCCACCGCGCATGCCCTCGACAAGTGAATCCACGGTCGCGGCCTCCCCGCGCCTTGCCTCGACGCCCATCGGCACGGGGCGGCTTTGGGCCTCGCGGAACTCCTCGTAGGCCTCGAGCTTCCCAGAAAGGCGGACATTCAACTCGCCGAGGGCGCGACGCGCCTCCTCATCGGAATCGGTCGTGTAGAACTTCTTGATCGCCGCCGACTCGTGCCGCTTTCCGCAACGTTGGCACGAGAACGTCTTGGGGGAAAGGTCGATTATCCGCGCGGTCCGGCAGTCGGGGCAGGCCACGACGCCGAACTTCACTTAACGAACACCAATGCCGCAAGGCATGTGCCGTAGTGGTCCATCGGGATGCTCAGTTCCTCGATGACGTAGCGCACGCGAAGGAGCTTGATGCCTCGGAGTTTCGCGATCTCCTCCATCTTCCACCGGAGGATCTCCTGCAGCGCTCGCTTGTTCATGTGGCCGTGGGATTCGGCGACGTAGCCGCCTTGGCCGTCCTCACGAAAACCATATGCGACGCCCGCGCTGATGGTCTCGCCTTCGCTTCCGCGCTGCTGCGCAAGGACGCAATGGGTGATGGCACCCATGGGAAGCTTGGTGCGACCCACCTTCTTGATGCCTATCGGAAGGACGCTCGACACGGGCACAAGGTTCTGTTCCGAGATGCGGGCGCGCATCAGCGCCTCGTCGAAGGCGTTGAGGTCCGATACCTTGCTGATGGCCTTCCCGCTAGTCGCAAAGAATCGTTGGGGAACAATCAGGATGTCGCTCAGCGTCTCACACCTTCGGACCTATAAACCCGTTAGGCCGACGAATCAAGTTTCGATACTTAAGGGTGACGGTGGGCCGCGGCGACCGTGATCGGCGCATGGCCGTCGGGCACAAAAATTCTTGAACGTCGCGACGCTAACACACGCCGATGACCGCCCGCAATTGGACGAAGATCAGCCACATCCTCAAGGGAGAGCCGGGCGCAAGCGTAGCGCTACGAGGTTGGCTCTACCGCATCCGTTCGAGCGGTGGCATCGCGTTCGCGGTCGTTCGCGACGAGACCGGCATCATTCAAGTCGCCGTGAAGAAGGGAAACGTGCCGGAGGAGGACTTCCAACGCGCCGCGAAGACCAGCATCGAAGCGTCGGTGGAACTCGTCGGCGACGTCCACGCCGATCCCCGGGCCCCCGGGGGGAAGGAGATCCGCGCGAAAGAGTTCAAGATCATCGGCGGCTCCACGGATTTCCCCATCTACGAGGATCAATCGACAGAGCACCTCATGGACAAGCGCCACCTGTGGCTACGCTCTCGAAAACTCACCCAGATGATGCGCGTCAAGGCACAGATGCTCCATGGGTTCCGGGACTGGTTCGACGAGAACGGTTTCAGCGAGACGACGCCGTCGGTCATCACGACCAACGCGTGCGAGGGCGGCTCGACGCTTTTCAAGTTCGATTACTTCGGACAGGAGGCGTTCCTGTCCCAAAGCTCGCAGATGTACCTCGAAGCACTCATCTTCAGCCTCGGCAACGTCTGGTGCCTCACGCCGAGCTTCCGCGCCGAAAAGAGCCGCACGACAAAACACCTCACCGAATTCGGCCACCTTGAAGCGGAGGAGCCTTGGGTTGACTACAAAGGAAACATGGAGATCCAGGAGCAACTCGTGTCCCACGTGGCCCAACACGTCGCGAAGACTTGCGAGACGGAACTCGTGGAACTCGGCCGCGAACCCGCCGCGCTGAAGAAGGTGACCGCGCCTTTCAGACGCTACACTTACGACGAGGCCGTCGAAATCCTGCAGAAACGGGGTTTCCCGGACTTCGAGTGGGGCGAGGACTTCGGCCAACCCCACGAGAGAGCGCTCGTCGAGGGCGAGGAGAAGCCCATCTTCGTGACACTCTGGCCGAGCGAGATCAAGGCCTTCTACATGGCGCAGGAGGGAAACCATGCACGCTGCGCGGACATGATCGCCCCCGAGGGATACGGAGAAATCATAGGTGGAAGCGAACGCGGGCTCGACATCGATTACATGAAAAAAAGGCTCGAAGCGGAGGGCGCCAAGTTGGAGGCGTACGAGTGGTACTTCGACTTAAGGAGGTACGGCAGCGTGCCGCACTCAGGGTTCGGGCTCGGCACCGAGCGTGTTCTCACGTGGCTCACGAAGGCCGAGCATATCAGGGATGCGACGCCGTTTCCGCGCACCATTAATCGGGCGTACCCATAGTGCGCGGAAACAAGATGACGAGCGAAGCGAAGTCATCGACGTTTCCGAGAACGACGAACCGGGCCTACCCTTAGTTTTGGGGGCCCTATGATCGTCGAAGGAAAGATCGTTCGACAGCTCAGGCAGCATTTCGGACGGACACCTCGGCCAGGGGTCGGCAGTCATTTCTGCAGCGATCAGTAGCTCAGATGTCGACGCCAGCCGCACGACATCTTTCTTCCTTCTCCTTCGCTCCCTTGGTCGCAAAGTAGGTCACGATCGCGAAGACGATCCCCACGAAGAAGAAGATGAAACCAATGAATATGATTCCAAGACCGGCCCCCGCGGCCACCCCCAAGGCTGCGCCCCCGGACTCGTCCGATGCATCAGCAACCTGTCGGGCCCCGAAAACGGTAGCGCTCAACGGCACGAGGAATGAAAGCACCGTGCAAATCAGCCACATGCGGGGCCACGCTCTGAATTTCGATTTCCCGATCCAGTAGCCTGCCGGCACCGCCACCACGATGGGGAGCCAGGTGGCGCTGAGATAGGTGGCGTGGAAGCTGGCGAAGACCAACACGATCAAGCCGCCGCCAACCGCTGCCCCCCATCGGAAACCCTTGGGAACCTTGAAATTGATCTCCACCGTCCGCAAAACGCGCCCGCAATTGGGACAACTTTGGGCCGTTTTGCTTACATCCTTCCCGCAGTCGGGGCAGCGCGTGAGATTCTGGCCGGGAACGCTTGGAACCACTGGACTGTCCTGGCTCATGGCACGGCCTAATCAATATGGCGGAACCGCCGCGGTCTCGGGCTCCAACATCCAAGAGGCCTCATACTGGACCTTGGCGATGTTTGAATCGCCGGAAGGCTCGAACTGGATCGTCAGGTCGCCTTGGCTGCCCGGGGAGATTGCGTCCGGCCCATCCACGTTATAGGCGTTGAAGGAATTGCCGTCCGCGTTTAAGCCCTTCCAGTAGAACTGACTTCCATCGACCTTCTCCTTCGCGTTGTCGTTCTTGACGTGAACGATGATCGTATGACATGTCTTGTCGTCGCCAAAGATGCACCCCCCGACCGTCTTCTCGGCCGAAGTTACTGTGATTCCGATGTTGGCCGTCCATGGCGTTATCGCATAGGGGGGAATCGCGGCGGTCGCGGCTTCGCTCATCCAGATCGCCCTGTATCGAAGTGTAGTCAGGATTGCAGTGCCAGTGGAGTCAAACCTGAGGGTGAGGTCCCCCTGATTTCCGGGCGTAATTGCGTCGGCCCCTTCCGTATTGGGCGTCTTTATGATGGTTCCGTTTGAACTCGCCGCCTCCCAATAGAACATGTTGTTGGAAAAATCCTCTTTCGTATTGTTGTTCAAGACGTGGACGGTGAGCGTATGGCAGACTTTGTCCTTCGCGGAGAAAACGCAACCGCCTACCAGCGCCGAAGCAGCGGTAACGGTTAGCGAGATGTTCGGTTTGGTTAACTCCGGGTTGCTCGTGCACCCCGCGAGTGGCAACGCAATCAGCAGGCCAATGGTCAGCAAAACGTTTCGATTCATCACGACCCCGCCATCAGGCGTAAATGGGGAATCCCCATAAATAATCATCCACAAATAAAGAGAAAGCCAGAATGGCATTCTTATAGGGGGATGCCACGAAGAGGAGAAGACCGCGGAAAGCCCCGACTCATCGACCGTCAGAATCGGGTAGCGCTACCTTCCGAGGTCATGTCCGTTCTGCAGGTGGGGCCCGGTGATTATGTCACGTTCACAGTTGACGGCCAAGATGTGCGGATTCTGAGGGTGCGGTGGTCCGTCGAGAAGAAGTAGGGAGCGCCACTCCGTGGGCCTCTGCGTCCTGCCTGGGCGCCTTGGCCTAGCCAGACAGGTCCAAGAACACATTATCGTCCCCTCCCCGGAAACCACTTGCTGTAGGTTTCGTGGTCCACAATCCGAATAACGCTAACGCAAGGGACGCCAGCGCGATTGAACACGGTATAGAGTAGTCGCCAGAACGACGGCAAGTCTTCGACGTAAAGGCAAGAAAGCCTGTACCTGCCGAGAAGCGCAGGTGGAATGGCGGATCTTCGCACGACTTCGCCGTGGAGCGCGTCCGCGAGCAATGCCTTTTTTATCGCATTGACGCGCCGAACTATTGATTTGGCTCGCTTGGAATGCTCGCGCTCCAGCTGCGAAAGGCCTTCGAAGGCTTCCTCCGTGAGGAAAACGTCCTGGGAACGCACGCCGGTCAAAGTTTGCGGCCGTTTCGGATTGCTTCCGCGAGTTCGGGCGACGCCTCAGGGACCCAAATAATCCCCTTGCTTCCTTCGAGAACGGAGCCGTCCTCCGCAAGAAACCGGAGAATCGCGTTCAAGCTCTGGCGCGTGGTCGAGTGCCGCCACCTCGCAAGCTGTTCGAGAATCGCATTTCGACTGATGGGCTCCTCGGCTTCTTGCAGTATGGCCCGGACGAGCTCAATCGTCGCAAGCGTCGGGTTGGCGCCCGTCTTGGCGAATTTGGGCTTGGGCGGCCTCAGGCTGGGCATCATGGGTATATGGATAAATGGAGGTATATGTAAGCTTGCACCCCCTCCCGCCGACGAAAGTATCGGCGCCCTTGGGGGAGTCGTATGCAGCGCACGCCTAGAGGTGTGCGCCCGGGGCGGGATTCGAACCCGCATGGCTGCTACGCCACTGGCTTTTCAGGCCAGCGTCCTACCAGCTTAGACTACCCGGGCGTGGCGCCGTAGTCTCGGCGCCCGACCCCATTTGGCGATGAGAAAGACTTATGCTTTGTCCCGGCTGATTGGACACTGGCTGCTAGGCCCCCCACCTTCCGGTCGGGGGTCCCCAGTTAGACTACTGGGTTGGGGCCCCTAAGGGGCCCCTCCAATTCCTTCCCCTATTTCCCCCCCGCCATCCCTGTTCCTTTCCTTGGCGAGGCCACGAACATCGCAAGCGACACGAGTGACAACCCGGCCACGACCAGGAAGGGCCACTCGATCCCGTAAGCGTCCGCTATTGCGCCCGCGATGCTCGCCATCAAGGCCCCGCCGCCAAGCTGCAGCGCGAAAACGACACCATACGCCGTTCCACGATCCGCGGCTGCCGTGGTCTCTGCGACATGCGAGAACACGGCCGGGTAGGTCACGAAGAGGAACATGCCTAGAAAGACCATGATCGGCAGGAGGAGCGCCGCGGACGTGTTGAGGAACATGGCCGTGAACGCCGCGCTCATCCCCGCGTACGAGATGATGAGGCCGTTCCTGCGCCCGACGCGGCTGCTGAACTCACCGTAGAAGTACGCTCCGATGACGCCCGTACCGACGGCGGCCGCCAGGAGCAACGCTGCGTCCCTCGGAGCCACGCCGTAACGGTCGACGAAGAGCAGCGGACCGAAATTGGAGGCCACGTTGAACGCGGCACCCCCCACTGCGAAGAGAAAGAGGTCGGACCCGAAGCGGCGCGCCTCGTCGCGTGCGCGCCGGGCCGGGTCGGTGCGAGCCGGAAACGTCTCCTTGACCGGCGCCGTGAGAAGGAGGCCCAACACACCTGCCGAGATGATCATCGTCCCCGAAAGTATGAAAGGCGCGTTCCAACCGTAGACCGCGCCGACGATCCCGGCCGCCGTGATCGCGAACACGTGGCCCACGTTTCCCGCGCTGCTGTTTATCCCGATCGCCTTTTCGCGGCCCCCGCCTTCATACGTGCGCGAGAGCCAGGCGACCCCCAACGGGTGGTAAGTCGATGATCCGATGCGGATGATCATGAGGGCAACGAAAAGCGCCCAGAACGTGTTGGAAATGGCGACGAGGAGGCTTCCCGCCCCAAGGAGGATGATGCCCATGGCAAGGGGGCCGCGGGCCGAGCGACGGTCGCCGAGCTTGCCGAAGTACACTTGTAGGCCGACCGTGAGCACGAGCCCGGCGGCGGTCAAGAGACCGATCTCGGTGTATGAGAGGTCGAAGGCGAGGCGGATCAACGGCATGAGGGCGGGCACGACCGCGCCGCCTCCGTCGTTGACGAGGTGGAAAAGACTCGTCGTAGCGAGCACCCGCTCCTCGACTTTCACGCAACGCACATCGTCCACATGAAGATAAGATTTCAGCCTTTACATTGGCAACCGCCAAATAGGAGCGAAGGAATCACGAGGACGAGACCCGTGCCATTCGACCCCAAGGACAATGTCTTCCTTCTCGCCGGCCCCGTGAAGATGCACACGCGCGTCCTTGGGGCGATGACCGCGCCTACTTTCTCGCACCGGGGCCCCGAGTTCGCGGCAGTGAACAAGGAACTCATCGAGTTGCTCAAGTACGTGTT
This is a stretch of genomic DNA from Euryarchaeota archaeon. It encodes these proteins:
- the asnS gene encoding asparagine--tRNA ligase, whose translation is MTARNWTKISHILKGEPGASVALRGWLYRIRSSGGIAFAVVRDETGIIQVAVKKGNVPEEDFQRAAKTSIEASVELVGDVHADPRAPGGKEIRAKEFKIIGGSTDFPIYEDQSTEHLMDKRHLWLRSRKLTQMMRVKAQMLHGFRDWFDENGFSETTPSVITTNACEGGSTLFKFDYFGQEAFLSQSSQMYLEALIFSLGNVWCLTPSFRAEKSRTTKHLTEFGHLEAEEPWVDYKGNMEIQEQLVSHVAQHVAKTCETELVELGREPAALKKVTAPFRRYTYDEAVEILQKRGFPDFEWGEDFGQPHERALVEGEEKPIFVTLWPSEIKAFYMAQEGNHARCADMIAPEGYGEIIGGSERGLDIDYMKKRLEAEGAKLEAYEWYFDLRRYGSVPHSGFGLGTERVLTWLTKAEHIRDATPFPRTINRAYP
- a CDS encoding zinc ribbon domain-containing protein; this encodes MSQDSPVVPSVPGQNLTRCPDCGKDVSKTAQSCPNCGRVLRTVEINFKVPKGFRWGAAVGGGLIVLVFASFHATYLSATWLPIVVAVPAGYWIGKSKFRAWPRMWLICTVLSFLVPLSATVFGARQVADASDESGGAALGVAAGAGLGIIFIGFIFFFVGIVFAIVTYFATKGAKEKEERCRAAGVDI
- a CDS encoding phosphopantothenate/pantothenate synthetase, with translation MTREKLVAAFREGIVVEEGLIAHGRGEAYDYLLGEASRDFALLAARSGAAALLSAKHPVISVNGNAAALVPDALGLLSKATGAPLEVNLFHRTEKRVAAIEEHLRGSSCDHLLSGPPDAMIPGIDHARAKCHRDGMFSADVVVVPLEDGDRCEALVRMGKTVIAIDLNPLSRTARAATITIVDNVTRAVPNMASAAFEMKSMSHDYLGRLSGSHDNAKTLAAAERYMRESASE
- a CDS encoding pyruvoyl-dependent arginine decarboxylase, translated to MLIVPQRFFATSGKAISKVSDLNAFDEALMRARISEQNLVPVSSVLPIGIKKVGRTKLPMGAITHCVLAQQRGSEGETISAGVAYGFREDGQGGYVAESHGHMNKRALQEILRWKMEEIAKLRGIKLLRVRYVIEELSIPMDHYGTCLAALVFVK
- a CDS encoding MFS transporter, which encodes MKVEERVLATTSLFHLVNDGGGAVVPALMPLIRLAFDLSYTEIGLLTAAGLVLTVGLQVYFGKLGDRRSARGPLAMGIILLGAGSLLVAISNTFWALFVALMIIRIGSSTYHPLGVAWLSRTYEGGGREKAIGINSSAGNVGHVFAITAAGIVGAVYGWNAPFILSGTMIISAGVLGLLLTAPVKETFPARTDPARRARDEARRFGSDLFLFAVGGAAFNVASNFGPLLFVDRYGVAPRDAALLLAAAVGTGVIGAYFYGEFSSRVGRRNGLIISYAGMSAAFTAMFLNTSAALLLPIMVFLGMFLFVTYPAVFSHVAETTAAADRGTAYGVVFALQLGGGALMASIAGAIADAYGIEWPFLVVAGLSLVSLAMFVASPRKGTGMAGGK